A single window of Hylaeus volcanicus isolate JK05 chromosome 8, UHH_iyHylVolc1.0_haploid, whole genome shotgun sequence DNA harbors:
- the LOC128880953 gene encoding probable ATP-dependent RNA helicase DDX17: protein MGRYRSRSRDRDRRRRSRTRSRSRSPRDRRSWGGSGGRDRGGGRNSRGQPGANLRKPRWDLSRLEPFKKDFYIPHETVQNRDPRIVEQYRSEKEITLKGKNIPNPVFTFEETGFPDYVLKEIKRQGFTEPTSIQAQGWPIALSGRDMVGIASTGSGKTLSYILPAIVHINSQPKLGRKDGPIALVLAPTRELAQQIQQVADDFGHSSGIRNTCLYGGAPKGAQARDLDGGVEIVIATPGRLLDFLESGRTNLKRCTYLVLDEADRMLDMGFEPQIRKIIEQIRPDRQTLMWSATWPKEVKNLAEDFLKDYAQINVGSLQLAANHNILQIIDVCQDYEKENKLSTLLKEIMAESENKTIVFIETKRRVDEITRKMKRDGWPAVCIHGDKTQQERDWVLQDFRSGKAPILVATDVAARGLDVEDVKFVINFDYPSCSEDYVHRIGRTGRRQKTGTAYTFFTPNNSNKANDLIQVLKEANQVINPKLLELADSKSGGYGRHRGGRNRWRSRGGRNGKDRSYSRSRSRSHSREHNGRGNRRSYSRSYSRSRSPVSNRTEVIGKSYWSSER, encoded by the exons ATGGGTCGCTATAGGAG tcgtAGTCGTGATAGAGATAGGAGACGTAGATCTCGCACACGATCTCGTAGCAGATCACCACGAGATAGAAGAAGTTGGGGTGGCAGTGGGGGTCGGGATCGAGGAGGTGGCAGGAATAGTCGTGGGCAACCTGGAGCAAATTTGAGAAAACCTCGATGGGATCTCAGTCGATTAGAGccttttaaaaaagatttttatattccaCACGAAACAGTTCAAAATCGTGATCCACGTATAGTGGAACAATATAGAAGTGAGAAAGAAATTACTctcaaaggaaaaaatataccTAATCCTGTATTTACATTTGAAGAAACAGGATTTCCTGACTATGTTCTTAAGGAAATTAA ACGACAAGGTTTTACAGAACCTACATCAATACAGGCACAAGGTTGGCCAATTGCATTAAGTGGAAGAGATATGGTTGGAATTGCATCAACTGGTTCTGGGAAAACACTATCTTATATATTACCTGCAATTGTTCATATTAACAGTCAACCCAAATTGGGACGTAAAGATGGTCCTATCGCATTAGTATTAGCTCCTACTCGAGAGCTCGCACAACAAATTCAGCAAGTTGCTGATGATTTTGGTCATTCTTCAGGCATTAGGAATACTTGTCTGTATGGTGGAGCACCAAAAGGTGCACAAGCCAGAGATTTAGATGGAGGTGTAGAGATAGTTATAGCTACACCTGGTAGATTATTAGATTTCCTTGAATCAGGTCgtacaaatttgaaaaggTGTACCTATTTAGTACTAGATGAAGCAGACAGAATGTTAGATATGGGATTTGAACCTCaaattaggaaaattattGAGCAAATTAGGCCTGACAGACAGACATTAATGTGGTCTGCCACATGGCctaaagaagtaaaaaatttaGCTGAAGATTTTTTAAAGGATTATGCTCAAATTAATGTTGGATCTCTACAATTAGCTGCAAatcataatatattacaaatcaTCGACGTGTGTCAGgattatgaaaaagaaaataa ATTAAGTAcacttttaaaagaaataatggcAGAAagtgaaaacaaaacaatagtatttattgaaacaaaacGCAGAGTAGATGAAATAACTAGAAAAATGAAGAGAGATGGTTGGCCAGCTGTTTGTATACATGGTGACAAGACACAGCAAGAAAGGGATTGGGTTTTACaag attttagatCAGGAAAAGCGCCAATTCTTGTTGCAACAGATGTTGCTGCCCGTGGCCTTG ACGTTGAAGACGTCAAGTTTGTCATCAATTTTGACTATCCTTCTTGTTCGGAAGATTACGTTCATCGAATTGGTCGAACAGGTCGTCGGCAAAAAACTGGTACAGCATACACCTTTTTTACAccgaataattctaataaggCTAATGACCTAATCCAGGTATTAAAAGAAGCGAATCAAGTTATAAACCCAAAATTACTGGAGCTTGCTGACAGTAAAAGTGGTGGATATGGGAGGCACAGAG GTGGAAGAAATCGATGGCGGTCTCGCGGTGGCCGTAACGGAAAGGATCGTAGTTACTCAAGAAGCAGAAGTCGAAGTCATAGTAGGGAACACAATGGTCGCGGAAATCGCAGAAGCTACAGTCGGAGTTATTCTCGAAGTCGTAGCCCTGTTAGCAATCGTACAG AGGTTATCGGTAAAAGTTACTGGAGCAGTGAAAGATGA